CCGCTTTCAACGATTACATTGCTGTCGTTATCCATGATATCGAATGCGGCGGTTTCACCGCGAAGACGATTCGGAATCAGCTTCAGCAGCGCACCATCAGCAGTCAGACGGTAGCTGTCGTTCTCGAAGAACTCAGCCAGAATTTCTTCAGTACTGTAACCCAACGCACGCAACAGAATAGAAGCAGGCAGTTTACGACGACGGTCAATACGTACGTAGACCAGATCCTTAGGATCGAATTCGAAGTCCAACCAGGAACCACGGTATGGAATAACGCGGGCGTTATACAGCAGCTTACCAGAGGAGTGAGTCTTACCTTTATCATGATCAAAGAAGACACCCGGAGAGCGGTGTAACTGAGATACGATCACTCGCTCGGTACCGTTAACAATGAAGGTACCGTTATCAGTCATCAGGGGCATTTCGCCCATGTAGACTTCTTGTTCTTTAATATCTTTGATGGCTTTGGTGGAAGATTCTTTATCGTAAATAATTAAACGAACCTTCACACGCAGCGGCGCCGCGTACGTTACGCCACGCAGCATGCATTCTTTTTCATCAAACGTAGGTGTACCGAGGCGGTAGCTCACGTATTCTAGCGCTGCATTCCCGGAATAGCTTACGATTGGGAAAACAGATTTAAACGCAGCGTGTAAACCAAGATCGATACGATCTTCTGCGTTAGCTCCCTGTTGCAGGAACTTGCGATAAGAGTCGATTTGAATGGCCAGAAGGTATGGCACATCCATGACATTCGGCAGTTTACCGAAATCCTTTCGGATACGTTTTTTCTCAGTATATGAGTAAGCCATCAGTTATCCCCGGACTGTTGCCCCGATTGGGTCGTCATTGGACCTATGTACAAGCATCAGCTTGCCAAATTGAGCCAGCAAAGGCTGGAAAATCTCGCACCTTTTTTATGAAAAGGCATAACGCGAAAAGGCTGACGGGTAAAACCCGCCAGCCAATCGCCGCATCAGACTTTAATGCGACAGTAACGGCATTGCAACAATGCGCAAATTACTTAACTTCAACAACTGCGCCAGCTGCTTCCAGCTCTTCTTTAGCTGCTTCAGCGTCTTCTTTAGATACGCCTTCTTTAACCGCAGCAGGAGCGCCGTCAACGATCGCTTTAGCTTCTTTCAGACCCAGACCAGTCAGACCGCGAACAGCTTTGATCACGTTAACTTTCTTGTCGCCTGCAGCGCTCAGGATTACGTCGAATTCAGTTTGCTCTTCAGCAGCGTCAGCACCGCCAGCAGCAGGACCAGCAGCTACAGCAGCAGCAGCAGATACACCGAATTTTTCTTCCATCGCTTCGATCAGCTCAACAACGTCTTTTACAGACATTTCAGCTACAGCATTGATGATATCTTCTTTTGTCAGAGACATGAGACAATTCCTAAATTTAAAGGAGCTTTCATATAGCTCGTTAAATTACTGAAGAAGTTGCTAGGACTTTTAAAAAGTCTATTAAGCAGCTTCTGATTCTTTTTGGTCGCGGATAGCAGCAATGGTACGTACCAGCTTGCCAGCGGATGCTTCTTTCATAACGCTCATCAGTTTCGCGATAGCTTCGTCGTATGTTGGCAGGCTTGCCAGCATCGCTACGTCTACCACTTCACCTTCGAAGGCACCAGCCTTAACTTCAAACGCATCGTTACTCTTAGCAAACTCTTTGAAAATACGAGCTGCAGCACCTGGGTGCTCAGTATTAAATGCGATTAAAGTAGGGCCCTTGAACGAGTCGGTTAAACACTCGTATTCGGTACCTTCAACAGCACGACGTACCAGAGTGTTACGGACAACTTT
The DNA window shown above is from Saccharospirillaceae bacterium and carries:
- the rplJ gene encoding 50S ribosomal protein L10 codes for the protein MALGLEDKKAIVAEVQEAAQGALSAVVADSRGVTVEAMTALRKEAREAGVWMKVVRNTLVRRAVEGTEYECLTDSFKGPTLIAFNTEHPGAAARIFKEFAKSNDAFEVKAGAFEGEVVDVAMLASLPTYDEAIAKLMSVMKEASAGKLVRTIAAIRDQKESEAA
- the rplL gene encoding 50S ribosomal protein L7/L12, whose amino-acid sequence is MSLTKEDIINAVAEMSVKDVVELIEAMEEKFGVSAAAAVAAGPAAGGADAAEEQTEFDVILSAAGDKKVNVIKAVRGLTGLGLKEAKAIVDGAPAAVKEGVSKEDAEAAKEELEAAGAVVEVK